TTCACTTCACCAGGTTTGCCCACTTTCGTGTAACTAATATCTCTATTAGCTGGGTTGTCCCATTCGGAGATCTACGGATCAAAACTTCTTGACAGTTCCCCGTAGCTTTTCGCAGTCTAGTACGTCCTTCATCGCCTCTTACAGTCTAGGCATCCACCATTAGCCCTTAATAGCTTATAATAAACAGAATTTAATCTGTCGCATTTGATAATTATTCTTTGGCTACTATCTTATTAAACATACTTTAATGCATATTTCATAAAATAATAAATTGTGTTCTATCTAATCTCTTAGATAGTTTTTAAAATTGTTTATTAATCTTTACTAATAAATTAGTATTAATTAATGAAAAAATTAAAAGACTTTAACATTATATTTTTAAATATCTTGCTAGCTTAAAAAAACAAGTTTTTTCAAGGTAACGCGTTTTGGTAATTAAACCAAATATAAATACTTCTTTTAAGTACTTATATTTAGTTTAGCAACTAAACTTTTATCAGTGTAATTTGGTTTATATGATGGTGGAGAATAGCGGGATCGAACCGCTGACCTCCTACGTGCAAGGCAGGCGCTCTCCCAGCTGAGCTAATTCCCCATCGTAGTATATTAATTATTAAGTTATAGATTATTTAAGAATGGTGGGCCTACCAGGACTTGAACCTGGGACCTCACGATTATCAGTCGAGCGCTCTAGCCAGCTGAGCTATAGGCCCCTATTACCTATTAAATAAATAATCTTTATAAACCGAACATAATACTCTTTATTGTTTTTCTTGACGAACTTAGAAACGAATCTAAGTTCATATCTCTGAAAGGAGGTGATCCAACCGCAGGTTCTCCTACGGTTACCTTGTTACGACTTCACCCCAGTTACTGAATCCACTGTGGAGGGTAGCTACTTTAGCATTCCCGCTTCGAATGAGTTCAATTCCCATGGTGTGACGGGCGGTGAGTACAAGACCCGGGAACGTATTCACCGTAGCATTGCTGATCTACGATTACTAGCGATTCCAACTTCAAGCAGTCGAGTTGCAGACTGCTATCCGAACTGGGAGATATTTTTGAGATTTGCTCCACCTCACGGTATTGCTGCTCTTTGTATACCCCATTGTAGCACGTGTGTAGCCCTGGACGTAAGGGCCATGATGACTTGACGTCGTCCTCACCTTCCTCCTGGTTACCCAGGCAGTCTCATTAGAGTTCTCAGCCGAACTGTTAGCAACTAATGACGAGGGTTGCGCTCGTTGCGGGACTTAACCCAACATCTCACGACACGAGCTGACGACAGCCGTGCAGCACCTGTATGATAGTTCTAGCAAGCTAGCACTATTACATCTCTGTTATATTCTATCTATGTCAAGTCCAGGTAAGGTTCTTCGCGTATCGTCGAATTAAACCACATGCTCCACCGCTTGTGCGGGTCCCCGTCTATTCCTTTGAGTTTTAATCTTGCGACCGTACTCCCCAGGCGGCACACTTAATGTGTTAACTGCATTACTGCAAGGTCTAGCCTCACAACAACTAGTGTGCATCGTTTAGGGCGTGGACTACCAGGGTATCTAATCCTGTTTGCTCCCCACGCTTTCGAATCTCAGCGTCAATAATGTTCCAGTAGATCGCCTTCGCAATCGGTATTCCTTCTGATCTCTACGGATTTTACCCCTACACCAGAAATTCCATCTACCTCTCCCATATTCTAGATAGAAAGTTTCAAAAGCAGTTCAATAGTTGAGCTATTGGATTTCACTTCTGACTTTTCTATCCGCCTACATTCTCTTTACGCCCAGTGATTCCGAGTAACGCTTGCACCCTCCGTATTACCGCGGCTGCTGGCACGGAGTTAGCCGGTGCTTATTCATATAGTACCGTCATTATCTTCCTATATAAAAGGAGTTTACGCACCGAAATGTGTCATCCTCCACGCGGCGTTGCTGCATCAGACTTTCGTCCATTGTGCAATATTCCCCACTGCTGCCTCCCGTAGGAGTCTGGACCGTGTCTCAGTTCCAGTGTGACTGATCATCCTCTCAAACCAGTTAAGCGTCATTGTCTTGGTGAGCCATTACCTCACCAACTAACTGATACTGTACAGGCCGATCTTCAAGCTATAAATATTTCCCTTGCTCCCTTATGGGATAAAGGCATATAGGGTATTAGCAATCGTTTCCAATTGTTATCCCCTTCTTGAAGGCACGTTACCTATATATTACTCACCCGTGCGCCACTTAGCTGACAATTAAAGCAAGCTTTAATCCGTTCTCGTTCGACTTGCATGTGTTAAGCACGCCGCCAGCGTTCACTCTGAGCCAGGATCAAACTCTCCATAAAGAAGTGCGATACAAAGTTGACTTAATGTCAAGTTTTATAAACGCGTCTAGTTTGATACTGACAAATTTGTATTGTTATACAAAATTATCACTCAAATTTATAGACAAGAATTACATTCTTGTTATAATATTTTTATTTTTTTTAAATCTATTTATTTTAGATTATATATTAGAGTATTATATTCAGTTTATAAAGATTACTTTACAAACTTCATTACATTGTTAAAGATCATCCGTTTATGTGTCGCTTGCGCTCTACTTAAATTGGACGGGAATTATAGAGAATTTTTTATGCTTTGTCAAGAGGTATAACTTAAATTCTGTTTAAATTTTTAGATTTGTGTTTTTTTGGGTTTTATTCTTTATAGATATATCCTGTTTTACTTTCTAGATTTATAGTTCTTTTTTGATCTAAATTATCTACTAATTCTATCTTACAGTTATTCATGATTTCATATGAATTTGAATCATTTGAGATATTACTTAGTTTTGAATATATTTTACCATCACTTGCAAAAGATAATTGTCCTAGAGAACTTGTTTCATTACATGAAACATTTACAGACTTGATATTAAAATTTTGTGTGATTAATACGTATTTACTATTTTTAATATTTTCTTTACAATGATTTGTACTATATATATTTTTTAAAGTAAGACTATCTTTTAAACTATCTTCAATACTTGGATGACCTGAATTGTTTTTATCACTATAAATTGAATAGTAAATTCCACCTACACTTTCTCGACATCTAAAAAACTTCAAAGTCCATCTTTTTTTGTGCCAGAGATTATTGTTATTATCAAATTTGTCATTTATCATAGATTGGTATCTTGTTTGTTTTAAATACAATACAAGCCTATTTGCCAATTCATCTATATTACTAATTTTAGTTTTTGGTATAAAGGCTGTATATAAAAAGCCTAATAGAGAAATTATTAACACTAGTTCTAAAAGAGTAAAAGATTTTTTCATTTAATTTATTTAATATAAACTTTATATAGATCTTTATTATAGTAACTTACAGTCATTTTTAATTTATATGAATCAAATTCATCTAAGCTAATATAATGTTTTGTCCCTTCATTTATTCCATAAAATTTCAATCTTAATAGTAATTGCTCATCATTACTAGAAATCATATCGATATTATTTCGTTTGAGTTCTTCTGCTAATTCTTTTATAAAATGGTATTTGTAAACAAAATGTTTTTTTGCATTTGGAAGCACTAAGTATAAAGGTTTATTTACAATTGTAAAAAACACATTTATAAAAAGCATAAATAAAACTAGTACTACAGCAATATTATGTTTTTTTCTAAATTCTTTTAATCTAACTCTATATGAATGGAAAAATATCTTTAACATAAAAGGTAAAGAAATTACAACGTAAGGTGCAAAATCTTCAATATACACTCTTTGTCTAAAAGAAAATAAAAAAGATAAAATTAATGCAGTAGTAGAAATATACCATGTTAATGATTTTTCTTTTTCTTTAAAACCAATTCTATAAATACTATAAAAAAAGTATAAAAAAAGTAGTGGAGAAAAGATTGATGCATAAATTGCAAACGTGTCAAGAAAGAAACCTCTTGGTTTTCCTATTGTTGAAAAACCATAAATATACATCGATAAAGAAAAAAGAATTAATGAGATCCAAGGTAATAAACTTTTTTTATCTTTTAATGAATAAAAAAATAGTGCTAAAAATAATATAGCAAAAGAATTATCAATAAAGACAAATAAACACAAAAGAACATAGGAATGTTTATTTGTGATTTTATAATAATACAAATATAGTAAAGTAAGGAAAGTTACAATAATTGCACTATTTACTAATAACGAAGCACTTAAAACTCCAGGTAAAAGCATAAAAATACAAATAGATATAAATCTATCACTTTCTTTATTAAAGTAATTTTCTGTAATTTTATACATCATTAAAACACTTAAAATATAAAAGAGTATAAAGGGTAGACGTAAGGCTATATCATTTTGCCCAAAAATATAAAGTGATGTATTTGTAACATAAGTTAATACAGAGTTATTTACAAATACATTTAGAGCTTCTTTGTATGAAATACTAAGTGTATTTGAGACAAACAGCAGTACAACAACTAATATTGATAGTAATAAATAAAAGTAGTAATTGTATCTGTTCGTATTTATCATAATTTTAAAAAGTTATCAATCATTTCATATCCATGCTCACTCATAATTGATTCTGGATGAAATTGTACTCCGTATATTTGTTTGTCTTTGATTTCTAATGACATGATTTCATCATCATCAAGACTCATTGATGTTGGAATTACAACATCTGGTAAATTATCTTTGTTTACAGTTAGAGAATGATATCTTGTTTCTATAAACTCATTTGGTAAATCTTTAAAAATAACTGTATCTTTTAGAACTTTTACTTTTGAAGTTTTTCCATGCATCATATTCTTTGCTCTAATTACCTCAGCTCCAAATACTTGTGCGATACTTTGATGACCTAAGCATATCCCAAATATTGGTTTTGTGTCACTAAAATGCTTTATTACATCAAGACAAACCCCTGCATCATTAGGTGTTGCAGGTCCGGGAGAGATGATAATTTTTTCTGGGTTTAGTTTTTCTATTTCTTCTATACTTAATTCATCATTTCTTATAACTTTTAAATCTGCTCCTAATTCTAAGCAGTATTGAACAATATTGTATGTGAATGAATCATAGTTATCAATCATTAAAATCATTTTATTTTTATCCTTGTCGTTAGATTATATCTTATTTACTTTAGGTTTTACATAAAACTTTTGGGTAAATTTTTATATAATATAAACAAATTATTAAATAAAGTTATAAATGAAAGAAATACAAGAAAGAGAAGTTTTTTATATAGCAGGATATGATCCAAGAGGTTATAGATACTACTATTCTTTATATAAAAAGAATGCTAAAAAACAAAATAAAATAAATAATCTTAATATAAAACTTTCAAAAACAAAGATAATCAATGATTATATTTCTTCATGTGAAATAACTACAGATAAAAAAACAAATACTACCTACAACTTTTTTTCATGGAATGATATAGTTAAACAAACTTGGGCTGAGGGTTTTTTACGAAATTTTATAGATACTCTTTATTTTATTAAGATGTACATGTTTACAGGAATTTATACAAAAGTTGCAAAAGAATCACCACGACAGATAATAGCTGGATCGTATCCTTTGGTTTATTTATTTATTACAATATTTACTACTGCTTATTTATCATTTTATAGTTATGAAATTCTTAGTGAGTATATGAATAATTTGATATCGGTAATCTTAGCTTTCGCTCTTTTTCTTTTAGGTATTAAACTCATTGAAAAAGTTGGTGATAAAGTCGCAGTTTTTTGGCTATCAAGAATTTATGCTTTTTGTGCAAGATTTTCTGAAAAAAGGGTTGAAAATATTGATGAAAGAATCGAACTATTTTCTAATCATATTTTTAATCAAATCAAAAACAATACAAATAGTAAAAAAGAATTTATTTTATCAACTCATAGTGTAGGAACTATTCTTGCTATTAGAATTACAAGTGATGTTATTAGAAAATGTGTGAAAGAAAATATAGATTATTCAAACTTTAAACTTTTAACTTTGGGAAATTGTTTACCTCTTGTATGTTATCAAAAAAAGTTTTTAGAATTTAGAGAAGATCTAGAACTTTTAGGAAAAACAAAAAACTTTACATGGCTTGATTATACTGCCACAATTGATGGTGCATGTTTTCCTATGGTTGATCCTATTGTTTCTTCTGGAATAAAAAGAGAAAAAGACTGTGGTCCAATATTATTATCTACAAGATTTTTTAAACTTTTTACAAAAGAAAACTACAAAAAAATTAAAAAAGAAAAATATAAAGCACATTTTTTATATTTAATGTCTACTGAACTTGCAGGAAACTATGACTATTTTGATATAACTGCAGGAAATAAAGCACTAGAAGACCGAATACAAAACTACAAGAAGGAAAAATAACATGGGACAATGTCCATTTCACCCAAAACCACACAAAAACAAAGCTTCACTTTTTACTACACTTTTTTTGAAAAGACGTTCATGGCTTGATGGCTTATATGAAAAAAGTTATAAAATGAAAATGGGTAGAGTTAAAATGCCTGGTCTTGATTTACATGTTGTAAATGATCCTAAAGAAGTACGAAGAATAATGGTTGATGAAGTAAGAGAATTTCCTAAAAGTGAACTATTACATGAATTACTAAATCCTTTACTAGGTGATAGTATTTTTACTACAAATGACAAAGTTTGGGAAAAACAAAGAGATCTAATCAAACCATCTTTTGAAATGACAAGAATTTCAAGAGTATTCACTCATATGAAAAATGCTGCAAATGATTTAATAGAACATTTAGACAAAAATAAAAGTGGTTCAGTTGTTGAAGTAGATGAAGAGATGACTTATACTACAGCTGATGTTATTTTCAGAACAATTATGTCGGAGCGATTAGACAGAGAAGAAGGTAAAAAAGTAATAAATGCTTTTATAACTTTCCAAGAAGAAACAGCACGTGCAGCTATGAGAAAAATGTTTTGTTTTCCAAGATGGATATCTTATTTTTTAGGTGAGAAAAGAAGATTAGCAGCTGGAGAGGAAATAAGAGTAGTATTATCAAATATCATAAAACCAAGATATGATGCAGTTACAAATGGAAAAGAAATTGAAAATGAAGATATTTTATCTTCTCTTTTACAAGTAGTAGACTGTGATACAAATGAAAGATTTTCTTTTGAAGAGATATTAGATCAAGTTGCTATGTTATTTTTAGCAGGTCATGAAACTACTGCTAGTTCTTTAACTTGGACACTTTACTTACTAAGTATGTTCCAAGAAGAACAAGAAAAAGCCTATGCTGAAGTTTTAGAAGTACAAGGTGAAGAAGAAGTAACAATTCAACATATACGAAAGATGAAATATCTTACAAATATATTCAAAGAAGCTTTAAGACTTTATCCTCCTGTTGGGTTCTATGCAAGAGAATCTAAACGTGAACATATTGTGATGAGGAGTAAGAATATCAAAAAAGGTTCAGCTATAGTTGTAGCACCATGGCTAATTCATAGACATGAAGAGTTTTGGGAAAATCCAAATGATTTTGATCCTAAGAGACATGAGAATCCTAAAGAAATCAAAAAAGACACCTATCTTCCTTTTGGTATGGGTGAACGTGTTTGCATAGGACAAGGTTTTGCTATGCAAGAATCAATACTAATACTATCTTCAATACTAAAAAATTATAAGCTAGAACTTGAAGAGGGATTTGTTCCAGATGTAGTTGGTCGTCTAACAGTACGTTCTGCAAATGGAATGAATATAATTTTAACAAAAAGAGAAAAGTAAAATAATGAAAGAAAAATTAGCTGGTACAATTCTACTTTGTGCAATAGTTCCACTTGCCGTTATTAGTTATCTTTTTATAGTAATTGTAGGAACTTTTGGAAAAGTATCAAGAGTAAGACAAGGTGTACGAGCACTTGATCACTTTGTAAATGCTACACTTTTTAATGGCTACGCATGGGAATCACTATCTTCTCATGCTTGGAGGAAACGAGATAAAAAATGGGCTAAAATTATCATAAAAATTACAGACTCTTTCCAAAAAGATCACTGCAAAAGAGCCAACAAAAGAGAACAAGTTGTAGTTGATTTAATTTTAGAAAGAAATCTTGATAAACAAACAGTTGGAAAACAGTTATAAAGTTCGCTTTTTATTTTCCAATTTCATCTTGCTTATCCTCTATATAATGACTAATAGCATCTTTTATATTTTCTAACTTATTTGGGTTTCCTTGAAGTCTAATAAAGTGTTTATCAATATCTTCATTTTCTTTTATTTTTAGATCTGCAACTTTTGAGCAAATATCTAAAAATACAGAATAAGGTACATCATCTCCACGTTTTAAAAAATGTATTGCTCTTTGTAGTGATACAAAAGGATTTGCACTAACTTTTTCTAGGTTATTTACTTTTGTATTGATATAGTTTATAAACTCTATTCTTAAATCACATTTTACAATAGTAAATAATCTTTTTTTTGTATCATAATTACATTCAAAAGCAATTTTTGTAGAATCAAAATCAAAGCCATCTACTAAAAAATTCAAAGTTGCATCTTTGAATTTTTCTCTAAATACAAGTTGATATAGATCGTTTTTATATCTATATGTATATGAGTTATTTTCATATTCAAAATAGTCTTTGTTTAAAGCATCGTTGATTAGTTCTCTATCATTGCTAACTGGAAAAATCATATCAAGATCTCTAAAAATATCAGACTTTATACAAGAGCCTGCTAAGAAAAATTTTATATTTCTTTTTTTAATATTTTTTATTAGTAGTCTTTGAAAAAAATCATTTAGTTTTATAGCTACATTATCTAGTCTATAATCAAAGGTACGTGATTGTTCATATGACAAAAGTTCTTGATACTCTTCCCAAAAATTATAAATCATTTATTATACTTCCTTTTTACAATTATAAGTAAAAGTTACTATTTACTTGAGTTGTTTGTATAAGATAAGCTCTATACTTTCTAAATAACTCTACATCTACTTCTTTATAATTTTCCCAAAACTCATCAATAGACATATCTTTTGAAATAAGTCCTTCTATATCATATATTGCATCACCTAAGCAAATAGTTGGTGTTTTATGATATAAAGAGGAAAGACCAACTGTACTATTTATCACAATAGTTCCAATAGCATTTTTTAAAAAAGTTGGAAGATGTACATCCCAAGTGATAATAACTCTATCTTTTATACCTAAAGTATAAGCAATATTTCTTATATACTTTGCGTGATTTTGTCTTCCTCTATCTACTGGATGATGTTTAAATACTAAAAGTTTATCTTTAGGTGCATTTTTAGCAAAGGAGTTTAATACTTCTTCTATAAATACATGAATAGTTTTATATTTAGAATGAGTCTTAATCTGAAAATCACCATGCGTTTGTAAAGGTACAAAATAATACTTTTTTGAAAGCTCTGTTTTAAACTTCTCATTTAGACCTTTTTCTTTTACTTTGTATATATACTTTCTAAAAACATTTAAACAACCAGATTTAAACTCATCCCATAAAGAAAAGTTTCTATGATGAATATAGTTCGGATATCTATAATAAAATAAGTTTGCTAACCAATAGTAGATTATAGCTTCTTTTGCCATCTTATTAAATGTTGGTTTGAATTTTACAGCTTGATTGATTTCTTTAATTAATAATTCATCAAGTTTAAAATTATCATAGAATTCTCTATTTTTAGGTTGTATACTATGTGCATTTACACCATGTTTTTCAAGTGTAATAAAATTTGGTCTAATATACCCCTCTTCAAATACAAATATTTCTATATTTATTTTTCTTGCAAGGTTTACAGCTATTGATTGATAAAATCTACAATCACCAAAAACAAATAACTTATCAATCTTATGTTTATCATAATAGTTTGAGATAAACTTACCCCAGTTTTTAGGAGTATCTTTATAGCCAGTATAGTTCTTTGAATTTGCAAAGAATTCATCTGCCGCATTGAATCCTATACGAAAAGTATTTGCTTTGTCTTTTGTGAATTTTTCATCTAAAGTATTGAAAAAACTTCCCATTGGACCTTGTAATAATAGTATGTTTTTATTTTTTACATCGCCAACTATTTTTTTTATTTTCATTTACTTCACCAAACTTAATATCTTTTGACTTAATCTACTTAAATATGAGTATATTTTACTCTTATATTTATATATTATATTATTATTTATCTTCTTTTTTTCTTTTTCTAATTCATCAATTAATGCACTTGGAGTACAATAGTTTAAAGTCTGCGGATTTACATATCTTGGATATAGTATATATACAGCACAAACTAGTTCATCAAGAGTTAGGATTCTGTTTCTTCTTTCACAAGTTTCTTTATCATCTGTCAATCCCCATCCCGCATAAAAAGGTAAACCATAAGTTACAACTTTCTTACCATAAAGAAGACCCTCAAATCCTGTAAGTGATGTCATCGTATGTACTTCATCAACTGCATCTAAAACAGATGACATACTAACATCAATGATTACTTCATCACAATACTTTAAAGCAAGTTTTTCTTCTATATTTCCTACCCTATTTCCACTTAATACATCTGGATGTGGTTTAAAAACTATATATGCTTTTGGATTGTCTTGCTTTACTTCTTTTAAAAGCTGTAAATTTGTCATTCCACTTGCACCATACTTTATAGAAGCATCATCTTCTACTTGACCTGAAACTAATATTTTTATTTTATCTTTTGGTAAAGATAACTCTTTATGATTTGAAGTGTTATATTTTGATATCTTTGTTTTTAGTATCTTTTCCCTTAACTCTTTAGCTTCTTTTAATAACTCTTGATTTGATTGAAAATCATAAGTTTTAAGTATAGTTTCTAAACTACTAGCTTGTGTAGGATCAAAGTATATACCTCCTTTATCTATTACAAGTGAATAAGGGCGTGTCAAATCAGAACCTAAACCAACAGATCTGATAAAACCATCTTCTATTCTAGTGATTTTTATATTACTTTCTTGAGCAAAGTTTTCTATATCTTTAAACTCTTTTCTTCCCCAAATAAATATTTCACTATTTTTATCTAAGCCTTTTTTTAATGCTAACTTATAATGAGTAGAAAGTATAGGATTAATAAAATGAATATTTTCATCTTTATACTCTTTTAAAAATGCTTTTACAAAGTTATGTTTCCAACGTGAGAAACCAAATAAGTATATTTCTTTTGATATCATTGTTAATTCTTTTTATTAGATATAATATAATTAATTATATCTAATATATTACTCTTTTTATTTGTGCATGGATTTTTATAGTTTGAATATAAAATATAAGATCCTATAAAAACTTCTTCAACAGATAATTTCCTTT
This sequence is a window from Poseidonibacter parvus. Protein-coding genes within it:
- a CDS encoding glycosyltransferase family 39 protein; translated protein: MINTNRYNYYFYLLLSILVVVLLFVSNTLSISYKEALNVFVNNSVLTYVTNTSLYIFGQNDIALRLPFILFYILSVLMMYKITENYFNKESDRFISICIFMLLPGVLSASLLVNSAIIVTFLTLLYLYYYKITNKHSYVLLCLFVFIDNSFAILFLALFFYSLKDKKSLLPWISLILFSLSMYIYGFSTIGKPRGFFLDTFAIYASIFSPLLFLYFFYSIYRIGFKEKEKSLTWYISTTALILSFLFSFRQRVYIEDFAPYVVISLPFMLKIFFHSYRVRLKEFRKKHNIAVVLVLFMLFINVFFTIVNKPLYLVLPNAKKHFVYKYHFIKELAEELKRNNIDMISSNDEQLLLRLKFYGINEGTKHYISLDEFDSYKLKMTVSYYNKDLYKVYIK
- a CDS encoding anthranilate synthase component II; translated protein: MILMIDNYDSFTYNIVQYCLELGADLKVIRNDELSIEEIEKLNPEKIIISPGPATPNDAGVCLDVIKHFSDTKPIFGICLGHQSIAQVFGAEVIRAKNMMHGKTSKVKVLKDTVIFKDLPNEFIETRYHSLTVNKDNLPDVVIPTSMSLDDDEIMSLEIKDKQIYGVQFHPESIMSEHGYEMIDNFLKL
- a CDS encoding capsule biosynthesis protein produces the protein MISKEIYLFGFSRWKHNFVKAFLKEYKDENIHFINPILSTHYKLALKKGLDKNSEIFIWGRKEFKDIENFAQESNIKITRIEDGFIRSVGLGSDLTRPYSLVIDKGGIYFDPTQASSLETILKTYDFQSNQELLKEAKELREKILKTKISKYNTSNHKELSLPKDKIKILVSGQVEDDASIKYGASGMTNLQLLKEVKQDNPKAYIVFKPHPDVLSGNRVGNIEEKLALKYCDEVIIDVSMSSVLDAVDEVHTMTSLTGFEGLLYGKKVVTYGLPFYAGWGLTDDKETCERRNRILTLDELVCAVYILYPRYVNPQTLNYCTPSALIDELEKEKKKINNNIIYKYKSKIYSYLSRLSQKILSLVK
- a CDS encoding capsule biosynthesis protein; its protein translation is MKIKKIVGDVKNKNILLLQGPMGSFFNTLDEKFTKDKANTFRIGFNAADEFFANSKNYTGYKDTPKNWGKFISNYYDKHKIDKLFVFGDCRFYQSIAVNLARKINIEIFVFEEGYIRPNFITLEKHGVNAHSIQPKNREFYDNFKLDELLIKEINQAVKFKPTFNKMAKEAIIYYWLANLFYYRYPNYIHHRNFSLWDEFKSGCLNVFRKYIYKVKEKGLNEKFKTELSKKYYFVPLQTHGDFQIKTHSKYKTIHVFIEEVLNSFAKNAPKDKLLVFKHHPVDRGRQNHAKYIRNIAYTLGIKDRVIITWDVHLPTFLKNAIGTIVINSTVGLSSLYHKTPTICLGDAIYDIEGLISKDMSIDEFWENYKEVDVELFRKYRAYLIQTTQVNSNFYL
- a CDS encoding type II secretion system protein, encoding MKKSFTLLELVLIISLLGFLYTAFIPKTKISNIDELANRLVLYLKQTRYQSMINDKFDNNNNLWHKKRWTLKFFRCRESVGGIYYSIYSDKNNSGHPSIEDSLKDSLTLKNIYSTNHCKENIKNSKYVLITQNFNIKSVNVSCNETSSLGQLSFASDGKIYSKLSNISNDSNSYEIMNNCKIELVDNLDQKRTINLESKTGYIYKE
- a CDS encoding cytochrome P450, whose translation is MGQCPFHPKPHKNKASLFTTLFLKRRSWLDGLYEKSYKMKMGRVKMPGLDLHVVNDPKEVRRIMVDEVREFPKSELLHELLNPLLGDSIFTTNDKVWEKQRDLIKPSFEMTRISRVFTHMKNAANDLIEHLDKNKSGSVVEVDEEMTYTTADVIFRTIMSERLDREEGKKVINAFITFQEETARAAMRKMFCFPRWISYFLGEKRRLAAGEEIRVVLSNIIKPRYDAVTNGKEIENEDILSSLLQVVDCDTNERFSFEEILDQVAMLFLAGHETTASSLTWTLYLLSMFQEEQEKAYAEVLEVQGEEEVTIQHIRKMKYLTNIFKEALRLYPPVGFYARESKREHIVMRSKNIKKGSAIVVAPWLIHRHEEFWENPNDFDPKRHENPKEIKKDTYLPFGMGERVCIGQGFAMQESILILSSILKNYKLELEEGFVPDVVGRLTVRSANGMNIILTKREK